Proteins from a genomic interval of candidate division WOR-3 bacterium:
- a CDS encoding AbrB/MazE/SpoVT family DNA-binding domain-containing protein — translation METVLSPKYQILIPKKLREPLGLKKGQKLQIITKDGLIILIPEINIKEMRGFLKGVKKDGLREDRERL, via the coding sequence ATGGAGACAGTTTTGTCACCTAAATATCAAATTTTGATACCTAAGAAATTGCGGGAGCCGTTGGGATTAAAAAAAGGACAAAAATTACAGATTATAACTAAGGATGGGCTAATAATTCTCATTCCCGAGATAAATATCAAGGAGATGCGTGGATTTCTAAAGGGTGTAAAAAAAGATGGGTTGCGCGAGGATAGGGAAAGACTATGA